The Bacillota bacterium sequence AACATCACCGGGACATGAACGCCGCGGTGAAACTACGGAACTTGGCCGCCAGTTCGGCGCTCGAAGCCTACCGTCCCGGGAGCGCTGGCTGAAGCGCAAGATTCGACGAGACTCCTGGTTGGGTAGGAACCGAGAGTGTCATCAGATGAGGCAGACTCGGAGAACGGCACTGACCTCATATCGGAGGTGTAGAGTTGTCCCAGGG is a genomic window containing:
- a CDS encoding zinc ribbon domain-containing protein; the protein is MCSICGHVLDKLPLEIRRWTCPDCGSEHHRDMNAAVKLRNLAASSALEAYRPGSAG